AGCCACGGCGAAAAACCGCACAGGGGCTACGGTGTTGCTGAATAGTATGATCAGTTCATCCGGGTTACCCACACTTGTCGAGAATGCCATACCGCCATCGTAGGTTACAGAGGTGGTACTGAACGAGATGTTTGAGTCGTCCAGTTCAAAATCAGCGATCCCGTCGCCGCCAAAATTTGCAAGTGTTCCTGTATCCGTTCCGGTAATCGCTAAAGTTTCGTCAGCCGTATTAAAGGTCAATGTCAACGCGCCCATAAGGCCTTGGCTTGATAAAACGAAGAAAGCAAAAAGAAGTATGCGGGGTTTCATAGTATATGTGCAAGTTGTGGTCGGTTACGTGACCGGTGAAAGAAGTTTTCTGCAACTGGGCCATCATAACACATTGCACCTTAATAATACATGAATTTGGGGCATTTTAAATGAATCCTGAGAGAAATAGGATATTTATGATACAAGCAGCTGGCGAGAGGGTGCGATTTAGCGCATTCTTTTATTAGCTTGGACTTTAAGCTTATCGCGTTAGCGATGTGATTTCGTTTTGCCACTCGGGATATTGCGTGACCAGTGTGTGCCGGTCGGCGAGTTCGAAGTCATCCCAGTCAAAGCCTGGTGTGACCACAATGCTGAGTAGCGCGTAGCCATGCTTGCCGTTTGGTATTAAGCGTGTGCCTTGCCAGGTGCGACTTGGTACTTCGGCAAAAGGAGACTCACCTTTGGCCAAATCGTTACCGATGCGGATGGTTTCGCCCGATCCATCGGCGTGGAGTTGGAGCATTTCAACAGCATCTCCGAAGTGAAAATGAAAAGTTTCCGTGGCATCAAGTCGATGCAAGGCGGAGTACATGTTGTTCGTGATCAGGTAGTAGATGGCCGAGGCCAGGTCGCGTGAAGCCGTGAACTCCGGCGGCAGGCTGTCCGTGGTCAGCCTGTGCGAATGCGTGTATATCCGGCGAAAGTAGCCACCTTCGCCCGGGAGTGGTTCAAGATGCAAGTGGTCGATAATCTCTTCGACATTCATGGTTGGTAGTAGATAGGATTACTTTTTGCACAGCCTTAGTTTAGATGCAACCTTAGCTAGTTCTTATTTTACTGCTTTGAAACTATAACTTAACGATACCTTTCCAATGTTTACCTCGAAGTTACTCATTTGTTTCATTTTGCTTCAGAGCCTCATGAATATTCTCTCCGCCGAAGCGCTTCCTTTTTATATCGGGACCTACTCTACGAATTCAGCGAGTGATGGCATTTATCTCGCTTATCTGGAAACGAAATCCGGTGAAATTTCCAAACCTTTGCTGGTGGCTGAAGTGGACGATCCGGAGTATCTGGCACTTTCGCCCGATGGCTCGATGCTTTATGCCGCGACGAATGGGCGTGATGGCGGCTTTGTTACTGCTTATCGTGTTGAAGACGATCTTAGCTTGAAAAAGCTGAATCGAGTTTCGCTTGATGGTAATCGTTCTTGCCACATTTCGTTGGACGGAGAAGGCAGGCACCTCTTTTCGGCGAGTTATGGAAAGGGAACGGCATCTGTGATCGGTATTAAAGAGGATGGATCCGTGAGTGAGGTATTGGATCTGGTTCAGTTTGAAGGTTCAGGCCCGAATGAACGCCGGCAGAAGCAACCGCATGCCCATGCGATTTATGCCAGTCCGCAACATCGCTATGTTTATGTTTGTGATCTTGGAACAGACAAAGTGTGGAGTTTTGCCCTGGATGCCGAAAGCGGAAAGCTCACGGCGCTTGATCCCGCTGCTGGAGAAGTGCCACCCGGAGGAGGGCCGCGGCATTTAGCTTTTCATCCCAATGGCAAATTCGCCTATGTGAATAACGAAATGGGACTTGGGGTTACCGTCTTTTCCATGGATCATGGATCCGGTCAGCTGAGCCCTGTTCAAACCATCTCGACACTGGCAGAAGGTACGGGTCCAGAGGGTTTGACAACCGCTGCGATACGAGTCCATCCCAATGGCAAGTGGCTCTATGTTTCGAGTCGAGGTGACGATACGGTTGCTGCATTCGAAATTGCTGATGATGGTACGCTTACCGCAATTGGAAATGTCCCGGCCGGTGTTG
The Rubellicoccus peritrichatus DNA segment above includes these coding regions:
- a CDS encoding cupin domain-containing protein — its product is MNVEEIIDHLHLEPLPGEGGYFRRIYTHSHRLTTDSLPPEFTASRDLASAIYYLITNNMYSALHRLDATETFHFHFGDAVEMLQLHADGSGETIRIGNDLAKGESPFAEVPSRTWQGTRLIPNGKHGYALLSIVVTPGFDWDDFELADRHTLVTQYPEWQNEITSLTR
- a CDS encoding lactonase family protein; this translates as MNILSAEALPFYIGTYSTNSASDGIYLAYLETKSGEISKPLLVAEVDDPEYLALSPDGSMLYAATNGRDGGFVTAYRVEDDLSLKKLNRVSLDGNRSCHISLDGEGRHLFSASYGKGTASVIGIKEDGSVSEVLDLVQFEGSGPNERRQKQPHAHAIYASPQHRYVYVCDLGTDKVWSFALDAESGKLTALDPAAGEVPPGGGPRHLAFHPNGKFAYVNNEMGLGVTVFSMDHGSGQLSPVQTISTLAEGTGPEGLTTAAIRVHPNGKWLYVSSRGDDTVAAFEIADDGTLTAIGNVPAGVEQPREMQLDPTGQWVITAGQKDDQLAALRINSQTGELKSARPTQKVGSPVSIVFAK